The Procambarus clarkii isolate CNS0578487 chromosome 24, FALCON_Pclarkii_2.0, whole genome shotgun sequence genomic interval TTCATTACTTCTTCCAATGATTTCAGTTTTATGAGTCATGATTTTTAGATTTATGGGGCATGATTTTAGATTTATGGGGCTTGATTTCAATTTTATAGGTCATGATTTCTGATTTAAGGTGCATGATTTCTGATTTATGGGGCATGATTTCAAACTTATGGGGCATTATTTCTGACTTATGGGGCATTATTTCTGACTTATGGGGCATTATTTCTAACTTATGGGGCATTACTTCTGACTTTGTAGGCATTATTTCTGACTTCTGGGCCATGAATCCTGATGTATGGGACATGATTTCAGACATGGGATGTGATTTCAGATTTATGGGACGTGATTTCAGATTTAAGGGACATGGTTTCAGACTAATGGGACATGATTTCAGACTTATGGGACATGATTTCAGACTTATGGGACATGATTTCAGACTTATGGGACATGATTTCAGACTTATGGGACATGATTTTAGACTTATGGGACATGATTTTAGACTTAAGGGACATGATATCAGACTTATGGGCCCGATTCATAGTTCTGGCATGCCTGTATCATTGGACTGATTAATATTTCTCTAAGAGGAAATTCTGAGTGAATTCTCTTAACCGTAGCTTTCGACTGTGTTAAAATAATCGGTTAGGATCCCTTGCACTTAAGAAAACATTGACGTACAGGTGACATGACTAGCAGTAGCTGAGCACCTGTGGAGTGAAcatgccttaccttgaggttaccttgaggtgcttccggggcttagcgtccccgcggcccggtcgtcgaccaggcctcctggttgccggactgatcaaccaggctgttggacgcggctgctcgcagcctgacgtatgagtcacagcctggttgatcaggtatcctttggaggatacTATGGAGCTACTATGCCGACCATAGTAACTACGGAGTGTGAAGGTGACTTACCTTCAACATTCTCGGTGGCGAGGATAATGATCGTCTTGATAGCCGGAATGGCCCAAGCTGCCAAGTGGAACCAGGCAGAGTTGTTCTCGATGGCCTCGTGACTCCACTTGAGGCCCGCCGCCAGGAACCAAGTGAgggtcaacaccacccaccagattGACGCCGCCATCGAGAAGAAGTAGAGGGTCATGAAGACGATGGTGCACCACTCACGGTCCACTCCCTGGGTGATGGTGCGTACCATCTGATCTCGCAGCTCCGGCAGGTACTGCGGGGGATCCCACGGCTCGTCGCAGGCAACGCGGTCGCCCTGCACCAGGCCTACCACGTAGGTGGCAGCGATGAACCAGTAGCACATGCTGATGAAGATGATGGGACGCTCCGGGTAGCGGAAGCGACGCACGTCTGCCAGGAAGGAGGCGACGGTGAAGGTGGTCGAGGCGAGGCAGACGGCAGCCCAACCTCCCACCCAGTGCCTCGAAAACTTCAGTTCGTCCTCGTTGAAGAACATGCCATTGCAGGGCGCGCCACAGTCGTCTGACTCCACTCCCCCCACCCACAGCTTGTACTCCTGCTGCTTCGGTACTTTGAAGTGTGCCGGGCACTGGAAATCCTTGCCGGCGTACTGCGGCCCTATGGGAGGCCGAGGCTCGGGATCTGGCACGGGGAAGGAGGAGGCAGGCGGAGAGGTGctgttctcccccacacacagttccTCGTGGGGCCCGGCCGGGAACTTGTTGCAATCCAGTGACTCGGGCCACTGGAACCCGAACTTGTTCATAAGGTCCTCGCAGCCGTCCTTAGCAGACAGACACAGATGCCGACACGGCGGCAGCGGCCGGTCAAGGATGGTACACACAGGCACGTACACACTACACAAGAAGAAATGCAGGTCCTGGGAACACTGGACCTTCACCAGCGGGAAGAACTGGTGGACCTCCATGCCGGCCTCCTCCTGCGTGTTGTGGTTGAGCAGGTTGggcatgatggtggtgttgtactGGATGTCCTTACACAGCCTGATGGTGATGGGCTCGCAGCGGTCGTGGCGAGGGAGCATGTCGTGGTCTGAGATGTGCTCCACCCGCCCCGGGCCAGGCCGTGTCCCGCTTCGCCCTCCTATACCACCTCCGGTCATCTGGGCCGCACACAGCGTggcccccagcagcagcagcagcagcagcctggaggaggaggaggagggtgcagCTGTAAGCCGCTGAGACGCTTGCCTCCTCTCGCCCACCGACACCGCCATGCTGTGAACTCACGCTCCAATATCTCACTTCACGCACACCTACGATTCCTTCCACTCCAGAGCACTGATCTTTCTCCTCTAAATTATTCAAACATATCAACTATTCCTTACATTATCCAAAGTACACAGTAACCACACACGCGTCAGCACCAAAGGGCAACACACCCTCCCCTCCACAAGGTCGTACAGCAACTGAAGTCCCTGTTGTTATTTTCCTCAGCACAGACGGCACAGGTTGCCAACCCGGAATAATACTTTACTCGAAGATAAACTTCTATAAACCCTCTCACGTATATGTGTCTTTCTTGCTGTTTACTAAAATATATATCACATTTCTCTCTATGCAAATAATATAACCTAAGTTCCGAGAAATACACCAGTGATACTATAAAGACGCCACAAACATTGATGTATTTTACGCAAAATTCTCGATTCACCATCCGCGCTTCCATTGGGGTGGGCGCGCCAAGGCGAGATGGGTTGAGCTTCCTCATTGGCTGGAAGAGACGGGCGGGCGAATAGTTGACTACGAGAGAAAATGTTCCTGGCGCTTAGGTTAAAATTGCGAGCAAGAATGATTTAGTGAAACAGACAGACAAATGTTGCAGAATGAAGACTGTAAATGCAACTAACTGCAATTATACAATATGTTTTAATATGAATGCATAAAAATGAacagtaaaacaaaacaaaattagctTGGTGACATCAGGCGGAAGATTTTCATACGCATTCGCGTTCATTGACTTCAGATGTTGATAAACCTGGAGAGAATATTAGTCGAGGCTGGGTTTATTGTGAATTTTTACGCGTGCTTGTCTGCTTGTGAGCATGTTCCCACGCGTATGGGCTTCTCAGTCTGCTTATTCCACAGGACTACAAATGAATTATTGTTTCCAATGTCATTGATTATTATATACATTTCATGTTTGCCACGAAAGCTGGGAGAGGAGAACAGGTTATAGAGAGGAAGCATTGAAGTAAAACACATACTACCAGTGTTTAACCCAGCAGCTGAAGGTCGCGCGATGAAGTAATAGTTGTATTTTACAGTTGAGCA includes:
- the fz gene encoding frizzled-2-like, giving the protein MAVSVGERRQASQRLTAAPSSSSSRLLLLLLLGATLCAAQMTGGGIGGRSGTRPGPGRVEHISDHDMLPRHDRCEPITIRLCKDIQYNTTIMPNLLNHNTQEEAGMEVHQFFPLVKVQCSQDLHFFLCSVYVPVCTILDRPLPPCRHLCLSAKDGCEDLMNKFGFQWPESLDCNKFPAGPHEELCVGENSTSPPASSFPVPDPEPRPPIGPQYAGKDFQCPAHFKVPKQQEYKLWVGGVESDDCGAPCNGMFFNEDELKFSRHWVGGWAAVCLASTTFTVASFLADVRRFRYPERPIIFISMCYWFIAATYVVGLVQGDRVACDEPWDPPQYLPELRDQMVRTITQGVDREWCTIVFMTLYFFSMAASIWWVVLTLTWFLAAGLKWSHEAIENNSAWFHLAAWAIPAIKTIIILATENVEGDVMTGVCFVGLWNVKALQWFVLAPLFFYLVMGTAFLLTGFVSLFRIRTIMKHDGTKTDKLERFMVRIGVFSVLYTVPATALVACLFYEQAYHDEWMVAWQREKCGSREEPWVTYSINCPAGVDHDTPLSKPDFIFFMVKYLSTLVVGITSGFWVWSSKTLAVWKNCYNRCFGRRTESYV